A window of Pirellulales bacterium contains these coding sequences:
- a CDS encoding CHASE3 domain-containing protein has product MPFRGTYIGTRSLNAAILVAVMMLVFIVSFTWMNYQSIVKLSTMQERHAHSIGVSRQLIKLLSTVQDAETGHRGYQITGNETYLAPYLQAIREKDDHINHLRRIGAADVEFLETLQQVAIHVNQKFVEMAHSIEIYEQHGKAAAHNYISNNRGKAEMDAIRLLLAKLETREKQRQHALEGEIALSKAWAWRLYVAAVVIGVGLVFLGFYYLYRDNQIRNKFAQYLQQQDQAKNNFLAMLGHELRNPLATIRNSIDVLELQEELPPELMELKHIMERQTDVIIRLADDLLDASRISHNKLQVTKAPLDLKALLERAVSDTNKADREYGVNLVCDMPAEDVWVEADSARLLQVFGNLLHNAIKFSRRGQEVTIALTCSQADSALIEIRDQGEGMDEATLRLIFDPFAQGPGGTVYKRGGLGLGLALARGLIDLHGGKIAASSPGMGLGSKFQIWLPRIEKPARLPAVAADRRQSQRQCTVVIIDDRRDAAFPLRRMLELMGHTVYVAQSGQAGIDLCQEKRPDLVLCDIGLPEGMSGYDVARFLGKSPETSDIYLVAITGYGQDGARQQALEAGFHQYVTKPISLQGLQTIVGAIPCGTNNLLSGTTN; this is encoded by the coding sequence ATGCCTTTCCGTGGAACTTATATCGGCACTCGTTCGCTAAACGCCGCTATTTTGGTAGCGGTCATGATGCTTGTTTTTATCGTAAGCTTTACGTGGATGAATTATCAAAGTATTGTAAAGTTATCCACCATGCAGGAGCGGCATGCCCATTCCATTGGCGTATCCCGCCAACTGATCAAATTATTATCCACCGTCCAAGACGCCGAGACGGGCCATCGGGGATATCAAATCACGGGAAACGAGACATACCTGGCCCCTTACTTACAGGCGATTCGAGAAAAAGACGATCATATAAATCATTTGCGCCGAATCGGCGCGGCTGATGTCGAATTTCTGGAGACGCTTCAGCAGGTCGCCATTCATGTAAATCAAAAGTTCGTCGAGATGGCCCACTCGATCGAAATCTACGAACAGCATGGCAAAGCCGCCGCCCATAACTATATTTCCAACAATCGGGGTAAAGCGGAAATGGATGCCATCCGATTGCTGTTGGCGAAGCTGGAAACCCGCGAAAAACAACGCCAACATGCGTTGGAAGGGGAGATAGCCCTTAGTAAGGCGTGGGCCTGGCGGCTGTATGTGGCGGCTGTGGTCATTGGCGTGGGGTTGGTTTTTTTAGGATTTTATTATTTATACCGCGACAATCAGATCCGGAATAAATTCGCCCAATATCTCCAACAGCAGGATCAAGCTAAGAATAATTTTTTAGCTATGTTGGGGCATGAATTGCGCAATCCCCTGGCTACGATTCGGAATTCCATCGATGTTTTGGAATTGCAGGAAGAACTCCCCCCCGAATTAATGGAGCTAAAGCACATCATGGAGCGACAAACCGATGTCATCATACGTTTGGCGGATGACTTGTTGGACGCTTCGCGCATTTCGCATAACAAATTGCAAGTTACAAAAGCACCGTTGGATTTGAAGGCGCTGTTGGAGCGGGCGGTTTCGGATACTAACAAAGCAGATCGAGAGTATGGCGTTAATTTAGTATGTGATATGCCGGCGGAAGATGTTTGGGTGGAAGCCGACAGCGCGCGGCTGCTCCAAGTGTTTGGCAATCTGTTGCATAACGCGATAAAATTTTCCCGCCGGGGCCAGGAGGTAACCATTGCTTTGACTTGTTCGCAAGCGGATTCCGCCTTGATTGAAATCCGGGATCAAGGAGAGGGCATGGACGAGGCCACCCTGCGGCTAATTTTTGACCCGTTTGCCCAAGGCCCGGGAGGCACGGTTTATAAACGGGGGGGATTGGGGCTGGGATTGGCATTGGCCCGGGGATTGATCGATTTGCACGGGGGAAAAATAGCCGCCTCCAGTCCCGGCATGGGGCTAGGCTCTAAATTTCAAATTTGGTTGCCGCGAATCGAAAAACCCGCGCGCTTGCCTGCCGTTGCCGCCGACCGCCGCCAGTCCCAACGCCAATGCACCGTAGTTATCATCGATGATCGCCGGGACGCCGCTTTTCCGTTGCGGCGAATGCTGGAACTCATGGGCCATACCGTGTACGTGGCCCAGAGTGGACAGGCGGGAATTGATTTGTGTCAGGAAAAGCGTCCCGATCTGGTGCTTTGCGATATTGGCCTGCCGGAGGGGATGTCTGGATATGATGTGGCCCGTTTCTTAGGCAAGTCTCCTGAAACCAGCGATATTTATTTGGTGGCGATTACTGGATACGGCCAGGATGGAGCGCGTCAACAGGCACTAGAAGCGGGGTTTCATCAGTATGTGACCAAGCCTATTTCGCTACAGGGCTTGCAAACGATTGTGGGGGCCATTCCCTGCGGCACTAAT